One Littorina saxatilis isolate snail1 linkage group LG11, US_GU_Lsax_2.0, whole genome shotgun sequence genomic window, TGTCGTTTACATTACtgtttttaataatttttttttttttaattttcagaggttaTGGAGGGGGGCCTAGCTACGGAGGTGGGCCTAACTACGGAGGCGGGCCTCCCCACGGAGGCCGGCCTACCCACGGAGGCGCGGGAAGCGGGGCGAGCGGCTCAGGTAGCGGTGCTCACGTAGGCTACGGCAGGTACAActactacccccctccccctccccccaagaAGGATGACATGCCTCTGACCGAGCTGGATCAGCTCAACGACCGCTTCAACAGTGAGtggagataagataagataagataagatgagataagataagataagataagataagatgagatgagatgagatgagatgaggtgcgatgcgatgcgatgcgatgAGATACGATACGATGGGATACGATACGATGAGATGAGAATGAGATGAGATGAAATGAAATGAGaggagatgagatgagatgagatgagatgagatgagatgaaatgaaatgagaggagatgagatgagatgagatgagatgagatacaTTATGAGAGCCTAAAATGGGATGACATAAACAAAACTATGAATGCATGTGATAAGACATGATTGGGTAGGATAAGTCAAGACAGGATAGGGTAAGAAACGGTATGATGAAATAGTATAAGATGATATCGGTAAAGATAACCTAATAGGATAAGATAAGACAGCAAGATAAAGAGAAGAAGACAAGACTCagcaagacaaaacaagacaagacaagacaagacaagacaaaggaAGTCAAGGGgaagataaaacaaaacaagaaaatacaagacaagacaagatagCATGACATAAGAAAACTTTTGTGCCAGAACTGCTGGTCGTCGATTAGACTCAGACACGCAAACGCTTGCGTAGCGCGACTCTCGTTGCTGTCGGGTTTCCACTGGTAAGAGGCGAACCGAATCTCCCAGTATTCGGAGAATAAGGTTATAAAACAGAAATGAAATAACCAATAAACAAGTTAGTTGGTTATTGGAACGTGATATCATGGACAGAAGAAAACGTTACGTTTTGTCAATTATACACGTTCCAATTACGCACCATTCTTGTCttctgattctgaattttgaaacgttaGAAGTATATATctggtttattttatttttaaaataactaATGAAATAAATAATGGCTGTTTGACGTGTACCGtctttacagttttctagatgATCAaacgtgactcacttttttctctccagagttccaaatgcatacgttgttttgctcccaccaagactgcagatcttggcaatcgcgtgacgtaaaaactagatttgatgacgttacccgtagaTGTtccgttcccgtacacgtgatGAAAAGTTCCGCATCTAGATATATGTCTAAGAGACAAATCAGTCGATCTAATGTTAAAGTCATTGCTCTTGACTTGCCCACAGACGTACTAGATCAGCTCAAGACGTCGGCAGAGATCATCGAAGCTCTTTCCGCCCAGATGTCCCTGCAGAAGCAGTTCATCGATGCCTTCAACCTCCTCACCCAACCGGAGCTCGAACAGACTGACGTCAGCCAGAACGCCATCATCAGTCAACTGCAAGACGCGGTAAGACTTCCCTTTTACTAAATCATCAGTCAACTGCAAGACGCGGTAAGACTTCCCTTTTACTAGATCATCAGTCAACTGCAAGACGCAGTAAGACTTCCCTTTTACTAGATCATCAGTCAACTGCAAGACGCGGTAAGACTTCCCTTTTACTAGATTATCAGTCAACTGCAAGACGCGGTAAGACTTCCCTTTTACTAAATCATCAGTCAACTGCAAGACGCGGTAAGACTTCCCTTTTACTAAATCATCAGTCAACTGCAAGACGCGGTAAGACTAACCTTTTACTAGATTATCAGTCAACTGCAAGACGCGATAAGACTAACCTTTTACTAGATCATCAGTCAACTGCAAGCCGCGTTAATTTTAAACTTCCCGTTTACTAGATGGATGTATTTCGATAGACTGACATATTCTTGCGAAGGACTGCATGACTGTTGCTGCGGTGCATAGGTTATACGAGCTgaaaaacaaagggacgtaagtgCTTTACATGCATTCGGTACGACATGCGCAACAAGAAtcagtgagagttatgcggaacccTTCTCCTAGCACCTGAGATATAACAagcaatgtatcgattggagattggatttccctttgagtcatgtgacgtcagaggcctacaaaactttataattgggcgtttcaggttgaccgaaactttaatggaactacaaaacacacgtcatgtgtttgattgcatgtgtgtgcgctgttcaatgtcaaaacaccaacaaagtcagtacatgacgtgtgttttgtagttcctttgaagtttcggtcaacctgaaacgcccaaatatgaagcttgtgtgtttgattgcatgtgtgtgtgcccgggctcgttcaatcgtcaaaacaacaacaaagtcatagtacctgaaaggaattcgatcgatacataaatgttatttgcgtgtttgaccaaaatatgacattttacacagatctcgacagtcattgttcacctcgaccgctatcgcggtctcggagaacaatgactgtctcgatctgtgtaaaatgtcatattttggtcaaacacgcaaataacgtatattgaAATAACTTTCATCCTCATGGATTTTGTTTTAGACTGACATATTCTCGCGGAGAACTGACCTTTACTCTGATCAAAACATTATAATATAAGAGACTGACATATTCTCATGGATAGGTGACTTTTACTGTGATAAATACAGTATGCTATACTGGAGTATTCAGAAGGAAAACCAACTTTTACTTCGATGGATGGATTGTAATAGACTGATATAATCTTCTCATGGAGAACTGACGTTTGAGCAAACGTCCCTGCACCATTCCATTCAGCCACCCAATAAACCacctatccatccatccatccatccattcatctatccatccatccggCACTCACCCAAAACCTGTCGCAGAATGACTGACATCTTTCCCTACATCTCCACCAACCCATCCATCAACGCAGTCACCTACTCATCAAACTACCAACCCACGCGTCCGTTAATCGATCCACTCTCCAATCCATTCACCCACACAATCACCCAACCTACACATCCATCAATTCACTCTTcatccatccttccacttgTGCAATCACCCGCTCATCAAAGCACCAACCTACCATATCCATCGAGCGATCCATCCATTCATCAATTCATCCATCgatccatccattcatccatccgttcatccatacatccatccattcatccatccgttcatccatccacccatccaccccaacccatccatccatccgtctAACCATGTATCCACCCAAccacccacccatccatccacctGGCAAAGCATATAGTAcgtatatagagaatactacatggcttgctgtgtcgtaccggatttacacgagttttttgttttaatattgaactgcgagcgaaagcgagctgttcactatttgaaaaagcaacgagtgtaaatctggtacgaaacagcaagccatgtagtattctgtttatcctacatactgtacttacgtgtatttgactaaaaatgtcctgcagtcgaggcagctaaattgaagacgcttgttttggaacctcgatctcatctaaagccttgtgcaatctattacgtcaaagtaaagaaacgtcactctgaaagcgtggcgtgacgtgttagttctaaaactTCATGGAGGGTAATTATCGAGCGCAATTTTGTtctttctataatgacgtttctctcggtgactttggcatcataagcagtggaaaaacaggtccctgccagacttgcttgacatgacctcatttacatgataattatacacacatgtgatttgaacgattaatatctcacgagtgtctctctcacgtatgttgGATAAACTCATGAACACTCTTCCGTCCACCCAAAGTGCATCCGAGTTTTCCTGATGTGTGCAGATCGACGCTGTGAACACCACCCTCTCGGGAGGCTTGACTGACAGCGTGGGGGACCTCAACGCTCTGAACGACCAGAACACAGACGCCCAGACGTTGGCAGAGGAACTGTTCGCACAGGAGCAGGCCATCGACGTGGGTCAAGACAGGGACATCCAGACTCTCTACGCGCTCGCCAGAGGCCTCAAGGAGAAGCTCTTCCAGGTGAATGCTTGAAGTATATTGAGAAATTGAGGATCGGGGTGTGggcgggaaagggggggggggggggaggggggagtcgGGAGCAAAAATATAATATCTCGGTTATATGAATGTCACGATTGCCATCCATATTCGTCACAATGAGACACTGTAAGTGTGATTTTTACTGATAAAAATGTTTTTGCTATCCGTCTATGATGCGCATTTTCCTTTTATTCTTGAAGAATAGTGTCAAAGAATAGtaagttgtttgtgtgtgtgtgtgcttggagggtagctcagttggtataAGACTGGGCTTGTGATCCTAAAGCCAAGGTTCCGAACCCAGGCCGGggtggacacgggtcaactttacaTGCCACAAAGCATACTGGGCTGGCTCTCTTAGAAGTGATCCTAAAGCCAAGGGTTCGAACCCAAAGTTATACGGTTATGCATGGAACACACTTTACAAATAAAAATAgtacacacatgaacatgtcaCTAAAACTTACGTGTCTTGATAACAGACAGCGATATAACACATCACGCTTCACAGGAAAAGGTTTTCTGCAACATTCTTGCGCGAGCATTTCCCCAGAGCTCATAAATGAGATACAGCTGCTAAGGAGTAATTGATTTAAACGATAGAATTGTGAACAGTCACAAACTGTTATGATCAATTTGTTTGAAGTGTATAATTATTGTACGTGTGCTGCTAATAGGCCAATAGGTAAAAATctagtgaatgttttgtttcgtAGCCTGgacaatacagtgttctagatgatcgaacgtgtagcaaagacctgtacgcgtacgtgtagatattctgtcacccgtgactcactttgtttctccaatgttccaaagcatatgctcccaccaagactgcagatcttggcaaacgcgtgacgtaaaaactagatttgatgacgttacccgtacacgttcccgtacacgtggtgaaaagtgccacatctagatcttgctaaacTTTCTATGGAATTTCTATAAACTTACTTTTTTATGTCCACAGGTCGAGGACAATGCATTCGAGGTGTTCACAGATGCCGTGGAGAACAACGCCCAAAGACTGGCCTCTGTCTCCGCTGAGGAATCTCGTAGAGTGTGTAAGTAAAGCGTTTCTGATTCAGCTATCGCTGGCTTCTGTGAGTTCGCAGGAGTTTCGTAGAACGTTGAAGTACAGTGAGTTATTCAGacggctttttttctttctttctctctttctttctttttattttctttctctctctctccttttggcTTTCTTTGTTCcctgctttttttctttctttctttttttcttctttctttcttgagtTCCGTTTGCTCCATCCCCctcccatccctctctctctctctctcgatctctctctctctctctctctctctctctctctctctctctctctctctctctctctctctctctctctctctctctctcgctctctctaaaAATTTCAATGAGACGGATTTTTTGCGAGACATTGCTTCTGTgccctttcatcttatttgcaATCATACTTGTCCAAATAATGCCTGTTCTGCTTTGTATGAGGCATTTTTGCCAATTATTGATAAGCATGCACGGTTGCGCAAAAAGAGGGTTAAGCACCCCACACTTCCCCCGTGGTTAAATGAAGACATTATAAACGCTATGGCTCTTCGCGATTTCTATAAAGAGAACAAATTAAAAGCTGAttacaagaaacaaagaaataaggTCTTAGACCTCGTGCGCCGGGCCAAAAGGCATTATTTTAATAAACTTGTTTCTGAGAAGAAAGATACCGCTTCCTTATGGAGAGCAATAAACGAAGTAACTGCAAAATCAAAAACCCGACAACATTCAACTTCGGTTGGTATTTCACCCAGTGCCTTTAATGATTATTTCTTATCTCTTCCTAGTAAGCTTTTGGAGTCTACCTATAGGGAACATGACAAAAGCGAGTATGAATGCCCACAATTTCTTCAATTATTTTGCCAGGCCAATATGAAAGAAGTTGAACCTTTTAACATCCCATTCATTGCAGTCCACGAAGTCGGGCGACTAATAACTGACTTGAGtaataaaaagtcaatgggaCCCGATAACATACCCGCTTCCTTACTCAAGTTAGCGTTACCCTTTCTTGTTGAGCCAATTACGTATGCGTACAACTTATGTATAGACCGAAATGTGTTCCCAGAAATATTTAAAACCGCAAAATAATTCCACTTCCCAAACAAAAGACTTAACCGACATAAACAATTTTAGGCCAATTTCGCTATTGTCTGTTctatcaaaaccattagaaaaacatgtacaaaagtgcttgcttctgcacatggaaagccgtggtcttttcgctccatctcaatcaggatttcgccctaaacattcgtgtcacacagctctcgttaaactatgcgatacatggctctctgccattaaccattcggaaacagtcggcgccgtctttctcgattttaagaaagcgtttgatattgttgatcacaCAATTCCGTTTAAGAAATTATCTTGTTATTTAGGCGACGAATCCTACTTacctttttttcgttcttatttAGCGAACAGAACGCAGTTTGTCTCCCTTAGTGGTAACCGTTCTTCGATAGGACGGCTCATgcacggcgtcccacaagggtcagttttgggcccacttttattttgcatttacatTAACGATCTACCACTCTATATATCAGACAAGACGGTTATTAATGACCTTTTCGCAGACGACTCGTCTCTTTACACGTCCGGTAAAAGTTTACCATCTATTGAAACCTCGCTTCAAACGAGTTTGAACAACATATTTGattggtgtaaacaaaactcaatgatTATACACCTCACCTACACCTACGCCTGTGACCCCGTCTGGGGTATAGGCCGCCTTCTTCTTGGCGTTTCTGTAGctagtgggtttttttacggggtggggtagctagccccacgcccaaccctcctcctttttcagccgggcttgggaccgtccTAGGCGGAGTTGATTATACACCCaggcaaaactaaatgcatggtgatcacaacacgacagaaacaccaactcgctcctctgaatcttcatctcagtttaaatgagtcacccattgagcaagtaaccagccatcgtgttctcggggtcacaatagacgctgaattaaagtggcagtcccacctcaaccgtgttaccaaaaccttatctaaaaacttgttccttctctccaaattaaagcattacgctgatacctcatcactcaagttgttttattttggtcatattgtacctcatctgaattatgcatctacactttgggatggttgtagcgatgttcacttaaaaaaagtaaattctcttcaccgtcgcgcagctaaacttatcatgccgggtccgcaaacatcaacagatcaaaagcttagctgtcttatttttttatcacttaaagatcagttattatttaataaggcgcttttaatgtttaaggtacaaataaacgagaccccacagtacatgcgatcattatttcagaaagcaacagacagatatggctcaaacaaattaatttccccgctaccccgtattgatttatataaaaccagtttagcgttttcgggctcaacaatttggaattcgctaccatgtgagataaaggggtcaagcacgattaaacacttcaaatcgcagcttcgcaaatatctgctgtcacgaacagttacattctgaagctgtttctagcaagaatgcattgctatcactaacctctatatattttgttgatgatgataatgatgtcgacgatgatcaggatgatgatgatgatgaagttgttgttgtgtgtgtgtgtgtgcgtgtgcgtgtgtgtgtgtgtgtgtgtgtgtgtgtgtgtgtgtgtgtgtgcgtgtgtatgtgtgtgtgcgcatatgtgtatgtgtatgtgtgtgtgtgtgtgtgtgtatgtgtatgtgtatgtgtgtgtgtgagtgtgtgtgtatgtatgtgtgtgtgtgagtgtgtgtgttgtattgagtgcgaatgtgtgcaggcatgcggcgcgcgtgtgtgtgtgcgagtcgaattttcgtttcctttgtattatattgacatacatgtacatttcaatgttctattatgcattatgtagtcgtataggtaatgttgtaattagtaatactgtatgattgcaattgacaattgtcctttttattgtctttatttttatgtcttagtttagcagggacagattgtaagactaggcgtgagcctaaaatctccatccttgagtaataaagttcgttcgttcgttcgttcgttcgttcgttctctctctctctctctctctttctctctctctctctctttctctctctctctctttctctctctctctctagctctcgctctctctctctttttttttctctctctctttctctctttttctctctctctctcgttctctctctttctctctctctctttctctctctttttctctctctctctttctctctctctctctttctctttctctctctctctttctctctctctctctctctctctctctctctctctctctctctctctctctctctctctctctctctctctctctcactagtTTATGTAAATAGTTGCACTTCATATTTTGAGGCGAGTCGGGACTCTCTTCGTC contains:
- the LOC138980089 gene encoding uncharacterized protein, which produces MNTLISLFVVAVGVGTISAQGYGGGPSYGGGPNYGGGPPHGGRPTHGGAGSGASGSGSGAHVGYGRYNYYPPPPPPKKDDMPLTELDQLNDRFNNVLDQLKTSAEIIEALSAQMSLQKQFIDAFNLLTQPELEQTDVSQNAIISQLQDAIDAVNTTLSGGLTDSVGDLNALNDQNTDAQTLAEELFAQEQAIDVGQDRDIQTLYALARGLKEKLFQVEDNAFEVFTDAVENNAQRLASVSAEESRRVCESGKVTLDSDDRRVEYQYKRHFPFTPIIYTGLSGFSFNIDSREPSYGYGYGYQAKEPHSIGIRTAAYSTPTGLSIELFDTGFGESTVVTGTVSFMACLIEH